Proteins encoded together in one Musa acuminata AAA Group cultivar baxijiao chromosome BXJ3-6, Cavendish_Baxijiao_AAA, whole genome shotgun sequence window:
- the LOC103988390 gene encoding uncharacterized protein LOC103988390 produces MAALGDPSRRRAPLALETLLLLLVAAVAVIGLCATAAVRKKRNRSDKQTGEVLLSTWKALKKALVMSLHGGEGEDVVESEDSRVEPEAEERGTPVLPLWKRRILMGERCELPQFSGLILYDEGGRPICSNSSHGTLFEVSDNSLSLTDHHEWTIRSSNSHTFAGYSADQTNTGCDHPQGFTLIAVWFTEFLEL; encoded by the coding sequence ATGGCCGCTCTCGGTGATCCCAGTCGACGGCGGGCGCCGCTGGCGTTAGAAACCCTGCTCTTGCTCCTCGTAGCCGCCGTAGCCGTCATCGGCTTGTGCGCGACGGCGGCCGTGAGAAAGAAGAGAAACCGTAGTGATAAGCAAACCGGGGAGGTGCTTCTGTCGACTTGGAAAGCTCTCAAGAAGGCTCTGGTAATGTCGCTGCATGGGGGGGAAGGGGAGGATGTGGTGGAATCAGAGGACAGCCGGGTGGAGCCAGAAGCAGAGGAAAGGGGCACGCCAGTGTTGCCACTGTGGAAGAGGAGGATACTGATGGGGGAGAGATGTGAGCTGCCGCAGTTCAGTGGTCTCATTCTCTACGACGAGGGCGGGCGTCCAATCTGCAGCAACTCCAGCCATGGCACTCTTTTTGAGGTGAGCGATAACTCCTTAAGCTTGACTGATCACCATGAGTGGACGATCAGATCATCCAACTCTCATACATTTGCTGGTTATTCTGCAGATCAAACCAACACCGGCTGTGACCACCCTCAAGGATTTACTTTAATTGCTGTGTGGTTTACAGAATTTCTTGAGCTGTAG
- the LOC135639351 gene encoding probable WRKY transcription factor 31, with the protein MTHGGTSGPLSLASSLGSRGGVLKRQQPMDSGGHHSISTAIEFPISLNPLIDAPMVVEAKDEVSNDRVVANEMDFFSGEKKYTTSLVEPDLDLKVPSLTRIKKEDLTIQTGLHLHTGNTGSDQSTVDDGLSRNEDDEEGKNELAAMQAELARMNEENQKLRGILSQVTTNFNALQMHLATLMQQRSHQNHETPQEHEAMDVKTDAKNDGHGGVLVPKQFMDLGPAVNDVEPSNSSTASPDRSASPPANVEVGSMGYDLHKNDGRSTSDQTWNPNKALKLNPTNQAQEATMRKARVSVRARSEAPMITDGCQWRKYGQKMAKGNPCPRAYYRCTMASACPVRKQVQRCADDRSILITTYEGTHNHPLPPAAMAMASTTSAAASMLLSGSMWSTDGLMNSNFPARTTLPCSSSVATVSASAPFPTVTLDLTKNPNPLQYQRPPTGPFSVPFPGVSPAFGAPPQPPSLPQLFGQTLLQTSPEMAATQFPHQKTHLVMPSPSTAETVRAATAAITTDPNFTAALAAAIKSIIGGNHQCFNNNNGSSNNVNNSNITHKSCS; encoded by the exons ATGACACACGGTGGCACATCGGGTCCTCTTTCTCTCGCTTCCTCTTTGGGCAGCCGTGGTGGCGTACTCAAGCGCCAACAGCCTATGGACTCCGGCGGCCACCACTCGATCAGCACCGCCATCGAGTTTCCGATCAGCCTAAACCCCCTCATAGATGCTCCGATGGTGGTGGAAGCGAAAGATGAGGTGAGCAACGATCGGGTCGTGGCGAATGAGATGGATTTCTTCTCGGGTGAGAAGAAATATACGACGAGCCTAGTCGAACCGGATCTGGATCTCAAGGTGCCAAGTCTCACTAGGATTAAGAAGGAAGATCTCACAATTCAG ACTGGATTGCACCTGCACACTGGCAACACGGGCAGCGATCAATCGACGGTGGATGATGGATTGTCTCGGAATGAAGATGATGAGGAAGGGAAGAACGAG CTGGCAGCCATGCAAGCGGAGCTGGCACGCATGAACGAGGAGAACCAGAAGTTGAGGGGAATTCTGAGCCAAGTGACCACCAACTTCAACGCACTTCAGATGCATCTGGCCACACTGATGCAACAGAGGAGCCACCAGAACCATGAAACCCCGCAAGAACATGAG GCCATGGATGTAAAGACGGATGCCAAGAATGACGGCCATGGCGGAGTGCTTGTCCCGAAGCAGTTCATGGATCTGGGTCCAGCAGTCAACGATGTAGAGCCGTCGAACTCGTCGACCGCTAGCCCTGATCGCTCCGCGTCGCCACCGGCTAACGTTGAAGTAGGATCGATGGGTTACGACCTACACAAGAACGATGGTAGAAGCACCAGCGATCAAACCTGGAACCCCAACAAAGCCCTCAAATTGAACCCCACAAACCAAGCTCAAGAAGCCACCATGAGGAAAGCCCGTGTTTCTGTTCGAGCTCGATCGGAGGCGCCCATG ATTACCGACGGATGTCAATGGAGGAAGTATGGGCAAAAGATGGCGAAGGGAAACCCATGCCCCAGAGCTTACTACAGATGCACAATGGCAAGCGCTTGCCCCGTCCGCAAACAA GTTCAAAGGTGTGCCGATGATCGGTCGATCCTGATaaccacatacgaaggcactCACAACCATCCGCTCCCACCGGCCGCGATGGCCATGGCGTCGACCACCTCAGCTGCAGCGTCGATGCTCCTCTCGGGTTCGATGTGGAGCACCGACGGACTGATGAACTCAAACTTCCCAGCACGAACTACTCTGCCTTGCTCATCGAGCGTGGCGACCGTATCGGCGTCCGCTCCGTTTCCGACCGTCACGTTGGATCTCACCAAAAACCCAAACCCTTTGCAGTACCAAAGGCCACCTACAGGCCCGTTCAGTGTTCCCTTCCCCGGCGTTTCTCCAGCATTCGGCGCTCCGCCTCAGCCTCCGTCCCTGCCGCAGCTCTTTGGCCAGACACTACTCCAAACGTCACCGGAGATGGCCGCCACCCAGTTCCCACACCAAAAGACCCACTTGGTGATGCCGTCACCCTCAACAGCTGAAACGGTGAGAGCGGCGACCGCTGCCATAACAACCGACCCAAACTTCACGGCCGCGCTGGCCGCCGCCATCAAGTCCATCATCGGCGGTAATCATCAGTGTTTCAACAACAACAATGGTAGCAGCAATAACGTCAACAACAGCAACATTACTCACAAATCCTGCAGCTAG